One window of Gilliamella sp. B3022 genomic DNA carries:
- a CDS encoding YcgL domain-containing protein, with protein MMWCYIYRSTKKENCYLYMENEKDFSAIPEKIMSIFGSPVFVMKVLLDGKRQFVVGTAQEIEERIKTEGFFLQMLKEDDFKV; from the coding sequence ATGATGTGGTGTTATATTTATCGAAGTACTAAAAAAGAAAATTGTTATTTATATATGGAAAATGAAAAGGATTTTTCAGCAATTCCTGAAAAAATAATGTCTATTTTTGGTTCTCCAGTGTTTGTAATGAAGGTACTACTCGATGGTAAACGCCAATTTGTGGTTGGTACTGCACAGGAAATAGAAGAAAGAATTAAAACGGAAGGATTTTTCTTACAAATGTTAAAAGAAGATGATTTTAAAGTATGA
- a CDS encoding type IV pilus twitching motility protein PilT, translating into MLNSMLALSVTQNASDLHLSSGEAPYVRINGQLQFLVVDKLIPNTLEMALFHLMNETQKKILKQYQQIDFAYHLPKVGRFRVNIFYQHRGISAVFRVINHRIPTLSDIGAPAIFSELVKNDSGIILVTGSTGSGKSTTLAALIQYINITIAKHIITLEDPIEYIYQNDKSLIQQREIADFGQTIDSLLRQDPDIILLGELRNKSSIQAALTAAETGHLVFATLHTNSAIQSINRIVDVFEDHCRDFVRSQLANCLKAIISQKLICHNNERKALFEILINTPAISNLINEGKSKQILSLMQTGQQYGMQVMPDSF; encoded by the coding sequence ATGTTAAACTCAATGTTGGCACTTAGTGTAACGCAAAATGCGTCGGATTTGCACCTTTCAAGTGGTGAAGCGCCTTACGTTCGTATTAACGGACAATTACAGTTTTTAGTTGTTGATAAGCTTATACCAAATACTCTTGAAATGGCATTATTTCATTTAATGAATGAAACCCAAAAAAAAATTCTGAAGCAATATCAGCAAATAGATTTTGCTTATCACTTGCCTAAAGTAGGGCGATTTAGAGTGAATATTTTTTATCAGCACCGTGGTATTTCAGCCGTGTTTCGCGTGATCAATCATCGTATTCCTACGTTATCTGATATTGGTGCTCCTGCTATTTTTAGTGAGCTTGTAAAAAATGATTCAGGTATCATTCTTGTAACAGGATCAACGGGCAGTGGTAAATCCACTACTTTAGCTGCTTTAATTCAATACATTAATATAACAATAGCGAAACACATTATTACGCTTGAAGATCCTATAGAATATATCTATCAAAATGATAAATCATTAATTCAGCAACGTGAAATAGCTGACTTTGGTCAAACCATTGATAGTTTATTAAGACAAGATCCGGATATCATTTTGTTAGGCGAATTACGCAATAAATCATCAATTCAAGCCGCATTGACTGCCGCAGAAACAGGTCATTTGGTTTTTGCTACTTTGCATACTAACTCAGCGATACAAAGTATTAATCGAATTGTTGATGTTTTTGAAGATCATTGTCGCGATTTTGTTCGCAGTCAACTTGCTAACTGCCTAAAAGCCATCATAAGCCAAAAGTTAATATGTCATAATAATGAACGTAAAGCCCTTTTTGAAATATTGATTAATACTCCTGCAATCAGTAATTTAATTAATGAAGGTAAGAGCAAACAAATTTTATCCCTTATGCAAACAGGCCAACAATATGGTATGCAAGTGATGCCAGACAGTTTTTAA
- a CDS encoding YggT family protein, whose amino-acid sequence MTSIFFLGKTVLTIGLYVLILRLWMQRVRVNFYNPFTQFIVKITQPIIAPLRKVIPSIGHVDTATWVLLYLLAVLKIIFVLYFNLTNAPLFTIEYLLYAVAAIVHAVGHLLFWLLLFRAILSWVSRGHSGADELLTQLTEPFIAPIRRIVPPLGMIDISFMIFVFILMFLNMLAFDLVGYIWILL is encoded by the coding sequence ATGACATCGATTTTCTTTTTGGGGAAAACCGTTTTAACCATTGGTTTATATGTTTTGATTTTAAGATTATGGATGCAACGTGTACGCGTAAATTTCTATAATCCTTTCACCCAATTTATTGTTAAAATAACCCAACCTATTATTGCTCCATTACGTAAGGTGATTCCGTCAATTGGACATGTTGATACAGCTACATGGGTTCTGTTATATCTGCTTGCAGTGCTCAAAATTATTTTTGTTTTATACTTTAACTTAACGAATGCTCCACTATTTACTATTGAATATCTTTTATATGCTGTCGCTGCAATAGTTCATGCTGTAGGGCATCTTTTATTTTGGTTATTACTATTTCGAGCAATTCTCAGTTGGGTAAGCAGAGGACATTCTGGAGCCGATGAGTTACTGACTCAATTAACCGAACCCTTTATAGCTCCGATCCGTCGTATTGTCCCTCCCCTTGGGATGATTGATATTTCCTTTATGATTTTTGTATTTATTTTGATGTTTTTGAATATGCTCGCTTTCGATCTTGTGGGCTACATATGGATTTTACTCTAA
- a CDS encoding DUF5339 domain-containing protein, translating into MKKLILTLTMVMLSCCSAATADTTESCKVYFDKVESIYKNVPENSFNKEIIEIIKQNLEKAKQEIIAMPEDKQIEACAQGLAILKQIEK; encoded by the coding sequence ATGAAAAAGTTAATATTAACATTAACTATGGTCATGTTGAGTTGCTGTTCTGCTGCAACAGCGGATACAACAGAATCATGTAAAGTATATTTCGATAAAGTAGAAAGCATTTATAAAAATGTGCCTGAAAATTCCTTCAATAAAGAAATCATTGAAATAATAAAACAAAACCTCGAGAAAGCAAAACAAGAAATTATTGCTATGCCAGAAGATAAACAAATTGAAGCTTGTGCTCAAGGTTTAGCGATACTTAAACAGATCGAAAAATAG
- a CDS encoding thermonuclease family protein, protein MIFLKRFIIFILLSLFLNSFVYADVNGKVIKVIDGDTVDILTIKKQKIRVRLLDIDAPESNQAYGNKSKQYLASLIAGKRVFVKSSKKDMYKRTLGTIFLNKVNINTKMVESGYAWAYRYKGMANNKLMVNIEEKARQSKKGLWKDEKPIAPWDFRRNNNR, encoded by the coding sequence ATGATTTTCTTAAAACGTTTTATTATTTTTATTCTTTTATCTTTATTTTTAAATAGTTTTGTTTACGCTGATGTTAATGGTAAAGTAATCAAAGTTATTGATGGCGATACAGTTGATATATTAACTATTAAGAAACAAAAAATTCGAGTCCGTTTACTTGATATTGATGCACCCGAAAGCAATCAGGCATATGGCAATAAGTCGAAACAATATTTAGCCTCACTTATCGCCGGTAAAAGAGTGTTTGTTAAGTCAAGCAAAAAAGATATGTATAAAAGAACATTAGGCACTATTTTCTTAAATAAAGTAAATATTAATACTAAAATGGTTGAAAGTGGCTATGCTTGGGCTTATCGGTATAAAGGTATGGCCAACAATAAACTCATGGTGAACATCGAAGAAAAGGCTAGACAAAGCAAAAAAGGACTATGGAAAGATGAAAAACCAATAGCCCCTTGGGATTTTCGGCGTAATAACAACCGTTAA
- the corA gene encoding magnesium/cobalt transporter CorA gives MINAFGLKNKQLVKINESDINNATWVDLIEPEEADRDFVLTHLGQNLATSIELDDIEASARFFEDNEGLHVHSFFFYEDAEDRAGNATVAFTVHNGRLFTLRERDLPAFRLYRMRSRYQGMIDGNPYEVLLDLFEVKVEQLADQIENIYSELEELSLIIMDRSSQEHYDEAITSLAELEDTAWKVRLCLMDSQRAVNYLVRRAKMPVDQLEQAREVIRDIESLVPHNESLFQKVNFLMQAATSFINIEQSRIIKIFSVVSVVFLPPTVVASAYGMNFENMPELKWEYGYPFSLILMLLAGVAPYIYFKLKKWL, from the coding sequence ATGATTAATGCGTTTGGATTAAAAAACAAACAATTAGTAAAAATTAATGAAAGCGATATAAATAATGCGACTTGGGTTGATTTAATCGAACCAGAAGAAGCCGATCGCGATTTTGTTTTAACACATTTAGGACAAAACTTAGCAACGAGTATTGAATTAGACGACATCGAAGCGTCAGCTCGTTTTTTTGAAGACAATGAAGGCTTACATGTTCACTCATTTTTCTTTTATGAAGATGCAGAAGATCGAGCCGGTAACGCAACGGTTGCATTTACAGTACACAATGGTCGACTTTTTACTTTACGTGAACGTGATTTACCGGCTTTTCGTTTGTATCGAATGCGATCACGTTATCAGGGGATGATCGATGGGAACCCATACGAAGTATTACTTGACCTTTTTGAAGTTAAAGTTGAACAGTTAGCTGACCAAATTGAAAACATATATAGTGAGCTGGAAGAATTAAGTTTGATAATTATGGATCGTTCATCTCAAGAACATTACGATGAAGCAATTACATCATTGGCCGAACTTGAAGATACTGCATGGAAAGTTAGACTTTGTTTAATGGACAGTCAACGAGCAGTCAATTATCTTGTGCGTCGTGCGAAGATGCCAGTAGACCAATTGGAACAAGCTCGTGAAGTTATTCGCGATATTGAATCACTTGTTCCACATAATGAATCATTATTTCAAAAAGTAAATTTTTTAATGCAAGCTGCAACCAGCTTCATCAATATTGAGCAAAGTCGAATTATTAAAATATTTTCAGTTGTGTCTGTTGTATTTCTACCTCCAACTGTGGTGGCATCGGCTTATGGTATGAACTTTGAAAATATGCCAGAATTGAAATGGGAATATGGTTATCCATTTTCGTTAATCTTGATGTTACTCGCAGGGGTTGCACCTTATATTTATTTTAAACTTAAAAAGTGGCTATAA
- a CDS encoding AAA family ATPase yields MLLKAPESELLFSLLAKAVKSDLSTSELGYSYFFNENKITLSKAKSRQDNFAVQDSCLAVSAVDFEKLFGCVRQPENGQIKLQAGLVHQVNGGILILGLRSLLNQPELWTKLKQMVIKQEFEWFSSDESHPLPLSIPSMPLDLRVILVGDRLSLAELQDFEPEFYATSIYTEYENELPIKSSQDINQWIDFLRFIADSHQLLNIDNSALGKLYKEATRYTGDQYYLPLSVDWVHSVLVNATHYAQDDTINEFAITQAIEQKFWHEAYLQERLHDEIFTNQIMINTKDHVVGQINGLSVIEYPGYPKAIGEPARLSCLIHLGDGELIDIERKTDLAGNIHCKGMMIMQAFIMSEFAINHQIPFSTSLVFEQSYNEIDGDSASLAGLCAIISALSGQAIDQQLAVTGSVDQFGHVQSIGGVNEKIEGFFAVCRHQGLTGRQGVIIPATNQRHLSLNDEVIEAIEQKQFSIWTVEHIADALYLLTGIPYKDNSSINLYKLIHARMQSVLIQEKKHDSWLKKLQKYCKKQ; encoded by the coding sequence ATGCTATTAAAAGCACCAGAAAGTGAGCTTTTATTTTCTTTATTAGCGAAAGCAGTTAAATCTGATTTATCAACATCAGAATTAGGTTATAGCTATTTTTTCAATGAAAATAAAATTACGCTGAGCAAAGCGAAAAGCAGACAAGATAATTTTGCCGTTCAAGACAGTTGTTTAGCTGTTTCGGCTGTTGATTTTGAAAAGCTATTTGGTTGTGTCAGACAACCTGAAAATGGTCAAATCAAACTACAAGCTGGTTTAGTTCATCAAGTGAATGGTGGCATTTTAATTTTGGGGCTGCGTTCATTACTTAACCAACCAGAGCTTTGGACAAAATTAAAACAAATGGTCATTAAGCAGGAGTTTGAATGGTTTTCGTCTGATGAATCACATCCTCTACCGTTGTCTATACCTTCAATGCCCCTTGATTTACGGGTTATTTTGGTTGGTGATAGATTAAGCTTAGCTGAGTTACAAGATTTTGAACCAGAATTTTATGCAACCTCAATATATACTGAATATGAGAATGAATTACCAATAAAATCATCACAAGACATTAATCAATGGATCGATTTTTTGAGATTTATTGCTGACAGCCATCAGCTGCTTAATATCGATAATTCAGCGCTTGGCAAACTTTACAAAGAAGCAACACGCTATACAGGTGATCAATATTATTTACCTCTTTCAGTGGATTGGGTTCATTCTGTTTTGGTAAATGCAACCCATTATGCACAAGATGATACTATAAACGAATTCGCTATTACTCAAGCAATCGAACAAAAATTCTGGCATGAAGCTTATTTGCAAGAAAGATTACATGATGAAATCTTTACTAATCAAATCATGATTAACACAAAAGATCATGTTGTGGGTCAAATTAACGGTTTATCTGTGATTGAATATCCTGGGTATCCAAAAGCAATTGGAGAGCCAGCACGTTTAAGTTGTCTTATTCATTTGGGTGATGGAGAGTTAATTGATATTGAACGTAAAACGGATTTAGCGGGTAATATCCATTGCAAAGGAATGATGATTATGCAAGCTTTTATCATGTCTGAATTTGCTATTAATCACCAAATTCCTTTTTCTACTTCATTGGTTTTTGAACAATCTTACAATGAAATAGATGGCGATAGTGCATCACTTGCTGGACTTTGTGCAATCATTAGCGCCTTATCGGGTCAGGCCATAGATCAGCAACTGGCAGTAACTGGATCAGTGGATCAGTTTGGTCATGTACAATCCATTGGTGGTGTGAATGAAAAAATTGAAGGTTTTTTTGCTGTTTGTAGACATCAAGGCTTAACTGGACGACAAGGTGTGATTATCCCTGCAACGAATCAACGTCATTTAAGTTTAAATGATGAGGTTATTGAAGCAATTGAACAAAAGCAGTTCTCAATTTGGACAGTTGAGCATATCGCTGATGCACTTTATCTGCTTACAGGAATACCTTATAAAGATAACAGTAGCATCAACTTATATAAACTGATACATGCGCGTATGCAATCAGTATTAATACAAGAAAAAAAACACGATAGTTGGCTGAAAAAATTGCAAAAATATTGCAAAAAACAGTAA
- the fabA gene encoding bifunctional 3-hydroxydecanoyl-ACP dehydratase/trans-2-decenoyl-ACP isomerase — MTFERKSSYDKADLIKSGNSQLFGHDGPPLPSDLMLMMDRVIEMNEDGGNFGKGYVEAELDINPDLWFFKCHFKNDPVMPGCLGLDAMWQLVGFYLGWIGGKGKGRALGVGEVKFKGQILPINKKVTYKIHFKRVINRKLIMGIGDGEVFVDGKLIYEASDLKVGLFKDTSEF, encoded by the coding sequence ATGACATTTGAACGTAAATCTTCGTATGATAAAGCAGATCTGATTAAGTCAGGCAACAGTCAACTATTTGGTCATGATGGTCCACCATTACCATCTGATTTAATGTTAATGATGGATCGTGTAATTGAAATGAATGAAGATGGTGGTAATTTTGGTAAAGGTTATGTCGAAGCAGAACTTGATATTAACCCTGATTTATGGTTTTTTAAATGTCATTTCAAAAATGATCCGGTAATGCCTGGTTGTCTTGGTCTTGATGCTATGTGGCAATTAGTCGGGTTTTATTTAGGTTGGATTGGCGGTAAAGGTAAAGGTCGTGCTTTAGGAGTAGGCGAAGTTAAATTTAAAGGACAAATACTTCCAATTAATAAAAAAGTGACTTATAAAATTCATTTTAAACGCGTGATTAATCGTAAATTAATTATGGGGATTGGCGATGGTGAAGTTTTTGTTGATGGTAAGTTAATTTACGAAGCATCAGATTTAAAAGTGGGGCTTTTTAAAGATACAAGTGAATTTTAA
- a CDS encoding YggS family pyridoxal phosphate-dependent enzyme, which translates to MNTVQDNLLNIKNDIERIAKKCERDPNTIQLIAVSKTKPVEEIMEAIDAGQLVFGENYVQEGIEKIQYFNKNLPNNELIWHFIGPLQSNKSKLVAEHFDWMHTIDRFKIAQRLNDQRPTNLAKLNVLIQVNISQEASKSGVKPEEVADLVNQIVTLPNLNLRGLMAIPEIENDFNKQVNVFSKMQKLLQSLQKDYPFLDTLSMGMSGDMQAAIIAGSTMVRIGTAIFGARQYL; encoded by the coding sequence ATGAATACAGTACAAGACAATTTACTTAACATTAAAAATGATATTGAAAGAATTGCTAAAAAGTGCGAAAGAGATCCCAATACAATACAACTTATTGCCGTGAGTAAAACCAAACCTGTTGAGGAAATTATGGAGGCTATTGATGCAGGTCAATTAGTTTTTGGCGAAAATTATGTCCAAGAGGGTATTGAAAAGATTCAGTATTTCAATAAAAACCTGCCAAACAATGAGTTGATATGGCATTTTATAGGTCCATTACAATCGAATAAAAGTAAATTGGTTGCTGAACACTTCGATTGGATGCATACCATCGATCGATTTAAAATAGCACAAAGATTAAATGATCAACGACCCACAAATTTGGCTAAATTGAATGTGTTGATTCAAGTTAATATTAGTCAAGAAGCCAGTAAATCTGGGGTAAAACCTGAAGAGGTTGCTGATTTAGTTAATCAGATTGTCACCTTGCCTAATCTAAATTTACGTGGACTAATGGCAATCCCTGAAATTGAAAATGACTTTAATAAACAAGTTAATGTGTTTTCTAAGATGCAAAAACTTTTACAATCATTACAGAAAGATTATCCATTTTTAGACACATTATCTATGGGCATGAGTGGTGATATGCAGGCAGCCATTATTGCGGGCAGCACCATGGTTCGTATTGGTACGGCTATCTTTGGTGCACGGCAGTATTTATGA
- a CDS encoding glucokinase, which translates to MNQHALVTDIGGTNARFALYNLATNELSAITKIPISKHDVLLNLIKEYLQAQTVKIDSACIAIACPIGDEDIINMTNNNLSFSRSELIKELGLVKLEVINDFTAVSTSIPKLSKQDLVKIGGDESNLDYPIAIYGAGTGLGVSHLIKVNEHWISLSGEGGHTELPMTNEDEDRILAQLRKKFGRVSSERFLSGNGIVNIYQALLQINHQPEEDITPDVIVKKALDKSCPICLQTLTYFCTFMGRFGGNLALTLNTQGGVYIAGGIVPRFIEFFKASPFRSAFEHKGRMSYLVKKIPVYVITHEDPGLFGAGVYLQNSLK; encoded by the coding sequence ATGAACCAACATGCACTAGTTACTGATATTGGTGGAACCAATGCCAGATTTGCACTTTATAATTTAGCAACTAACGAACTGTCAGCGATTACTAAAATTCCAATTTCAAAACACGATGTTTTATTAAATTTAATCAAAGAGTACTTACAAGCACAAACAGTCAAAATTGATTCAGCCTGCATCGCCATTGCTTGTCCGATAGGGGATGAAGATATTATCAATATGACAAACAATAATTTATCATTTTCACGGTCAGAACTGATTAAAGAATTAGGTTTGGTTAAACTTGAAGTCATTAATGATTTTACAGCTGTATCGACATCCATTCCTAAATTATCTAAACAAGATCTGGTCAAAATTGGTGGTGATGAGTCTAATTTAGATTATCCGATCGCAATTTATGGAGCGGGTACGGGACTTGGCGTATCGCATTTAATCAAGGTCAATGAACATTGGATCAGTCTGTCAGGAGAGGGGGGACATACTGAATTGCCCATGACGAACGAAGATGAAGATCGCATTTTAGCACAGCTACGGAAAAAATTTGGTCGTGTTTCTTCAGAACGCTTTTTATCAGGTAATGGCATTGTGAATATTTATCAAGCTTTATTACAAATTAATCATCAACCAGAAGAAGACATCACCCCCGATGTTATTGTTAAAAAAGCATTAGACAAAAGTTGCCCAATTTGTTTACAGACGCTTACCTATTTTTGTACGTTTATGGGGCGTTTTGGTGGTAATTTAGCTTTAACGCTTAATACGCAAGGTGGTGTTTATATTGCTGGGGGGATTGTACCGCGTTTTATTGAATTTTTTAAAGCATCCCCATTTAGATCAGCTTTTGAACATAAAGGTCGTATGTCATATTTAGTCAAAAAAATCCCAGTTTATGTGATAACACATGAAGATCCTGGTCTATTTGGCGCCGGTGTTTATTTACAAAATAGTCTTAAATAA
- a CDS encoding YcgN family cysteine cluster protein: MIEPFWENKTLEQMTDDEWEQLCDGCGQCCLNKLQDEDTGQILYTNVACNLLDSNTCQCRHYHNRFAYEPDCIKLTRENLLTIEWLPLTCTYRYFSKTGQLPQWHPLIMGNKKLMHKLKISVKNRIVYEKDVICWEDHIL, encoded by the coding sequence ATGATTGAGCCATTTTGGGAAAACAAAACTTTAGAACAAATGACCGATGATGAGTGGGAACAGCTTTGTGACGGCTGTGGTCAGTGTTGCTTAAACAAATTACAAGATGAAGATACAGGTCAAATATTATATACCAATGTTGCTTGCAATCTGCTTGATTCTAATACTTGCCAATGCAGGCATTATCATAATCGTTTTGCCTATGAACCGGATTGCATTAAGTTGACACGAGAAAATCTTCTCACTATAGAATGGTTGCCGTTGACCTGTACTTATCGTTATTTTTCAAAAACAGGACAACTGCCTCAATGGCATCCTCTGATAATGGGAAATAAAAAGCTTATGCATAAATTAAAAATTTCAGTTAAAAACCGAATTGTGTATGAAAAAGATGTGATTTGTTGGGAAGATCATATTCTTTAA
- the cspE gene encoding transcription antiterminator/RNA stability regulator CspE has protein sequence MSKITGQVKWFNESKGFGFISPADGSKDVFVHFSAITGDGFKTLGEGQQVEFSIQDSPRGPAAADVSVI, from the coding sequence ATGTCTAAGATTACTGGTCAAGTAAAATGGTTCAACGAAAGTAAAGGTTTTGGTTTTATTTCTCCTGCTGATGGTAGTAAAGATGTGTTTGTACATTTCTCTGCAATTACTGGTGATGGATTCAAAACATTAGGTGAAGGTCAACAAGTAGAATTTTCTATTCAAGATAGCCCACGTGGTCCTGCTGCAGCAGACGTTTCTGTGATCTAA
- the proC gene encoding pyrroline-5-carboxylate reductase, whose amino-acid sequence MEQRIGLIGLGNMGNAILQGILGSNIVSGTQIYIYDTHPEKGEELNKSHGINNLASAREVARESDIVFVAVKPNVIIDVLNDIQKELKKNTIVVSIAAGVTIKTIAKSIGYEQKIIRVMPNTPALVNAAMCSITPNTEVTNEELTTVQELLNCIGETEVVSEYLIDAVIGASGSSPAFVFMFIEALADGAVKGGLSRKQAYKFAAQAVMGSAKLLLETGKHPGELKDMVCSPAGTTIEGVHALEQKGFRAAVIDAVEATIKKSQSMAEN is encoded by the coding sequence ATGGAACAACGTATTGGTTTAATTGGCTTAGGTAATATGGGAAATGCTATATTACAAGGTATTTTAGGAAGCAATATTGTATCGGGAACGCAGATTTATATCTATGATACTCATCCGGAAAAAGGAGAAGAATTAAATAAATCTCACGGAATAAATAATTTAGCTTCAGCAAGAGAGGTAGCTCGAGAATCCGATATTGTTTTTGTAGCCGTAAAACCTAATGTAATTATTGATGTTCTCAATGATATTCAAAAAGAATTAAAAAAGAATACCATTGTTGTCTCAATAGCGGCTGGTGTGACAATTAAAACGATTGCGAAAAGCATTGGTTATGAGCAAAAAATTATTCGTGTGATGCCAAATACACCAGCTCTAGTAAATGCTGCTATGTGCTCTATTACTCCTAATACTGAAGTTACAAATGAAGAGTTAACAACAGTACAAGAATTATTGAATTGTATCGGTGAAACTGAAGTTGTGTCAGAATATTTAATTGATGCAGTTATTGGAGCAAGCGGTTCTTCTCCAGCGTTTGTTTTTATGTTCATTGAAGCTTTAGCGGATGGCGCAGTTAAAGGAGGATTATCCAGAAAACAAGCCTATAAATTTGCTGCTCAAGCTGTTATGGGATCTGCAAAATTATTGCTTGAAACAGGTAAGCACCCTGGTGAGCTTAAAGATATGGTCTGTTCTCCGGCCGGTACGACTATTGAAGGTGTCCATGCATTAGAACAAAAAGGGTTTAGAGCGGCGGTTATTGACGCAGTTGAAGCAACAATAAAAAAATCTCAATCAATGGCTGAAAACTAA